A window of the Lactuca sativa cultivar Salinas chromosome 5, Lsat_Salinas_v11, whole genome shotgun sequence genome harbors these coding sequences:
- the LOC111904947 gene encoding uncharacterized protein LOC111904947, with amino-acid sequence MAYRRRQGLSRSSTFNEGILHPRDQDDTTTSSAAAAPSSPLAPQPNRPTDPRLQSFQSSGAFHASFKNRTKSGFVEKKSSATTYDYTSMKSTNEPGGFWGVIARKAKSILDHNGSPKQSNTPNIAKPEAVSFSSSNQFNGIQFEHSKKLEGPPRVKIHGLDRLTSCSLNQIGETIGNALEEGNRKSMRDRKSDEELMQELMQMRRGRGKNNEGKKVQMDPETQLKVSRDVAIATAAKAKVLLRELKRVKADLDSAKKRCSELEEENKMLRDGDHPAHAHDDDDDMIRIQLETLLAEKGRLAHDNSVYARENRHLREIIEYHQLSMQDLVYWDDVTQEVQIDLSTPASAWSRPTDPDTSQRPRLTTAKSV; translated from the exons ATGGCGTATCGTAGAAGGCAAGGACTTTCTAGGTCTTCCACGTTTAACGAAGGGATTCTCCATCCGCGAGACCAAGATGACACCACCACATCCTCCGCCGCAGCCGCTCCTTCGTCACCTCTCGCCCCTCAGCCAAACAGACCTACCGACCCTCGTCTCCAATCTTTTCAATCCTCCGGTGCCTTTCACGCCTCTTTCAAAAATCGAACCAAG TCAGGAttcgtagaaaaaaaaagttCTGCTACGACATATGATTATACTTCAATGAAGAGCACAAATGAACCAGGAGGCTTTTGGGGCGTTATAGCAAGGAAAGCTAAATCCATTCTTGATCATAATGGAAGTCCTAAACAATCAAATACTCCTAACATTGCGAAGCCAGAAGCAGTTAGTTTCTCATCAAGTAACCAG TTCAATGGTATTCAATTTGAGCATTCGAAGAAATTGGAGGGTCCTCCAAGAGTAAAGATTCATGGTTTGGATAGACTCACATCTTGTTCCCTCAATCAAATTGGTGAGACCATTGGGAATGCTTTGGAG GAAGGAAATAGAAAAAGCATGAGAGACAGGAAAAGCGATGAGGAATTGATGCAGGAATTAATGCAGATGAGAAGAGGCAGGGGAAAGAATAATGAAGGAAAGAAAGTCCAGATGGATCCAGAAACTCAACTGAAGGTTTCTCGCGAC GTGGCAATTGCAACAGCTGCCAAAGCAAAAGTGCTTCTTCGGGAGCTGAAAAGAGTGAAGGCTGATTTGGATTCTGCAAAAAAACGATGTTCTGAGCTGGAAGAAGAAAACAAAATGCTCCGAGATGGCGACCACCCTGCACATgcacatgatgatgatgatgacatg atACGGATTCAGCTGGAGACGTTATTAGCAGAAAAAGGGCGTTTGGCACATGATAATTCAGTGTACGCACGTGAGAACAGGCATTTGAGAGAGATAATTGAATACCATCAACTGAGCATGCAAGATTTGGTGTATTGGGATGACGTCACCCAAGAAGTTCAAATTGACCTATCTACCCCTGCTTCTGCTTGGTCCCGCCCAACGGATCCGGATACCTCCCAACGACCACGGCTTACTACTGCTAAGAGTGTATGA
- the LOC128125944 gene encoding uncharacterized protein LOC128125944, giving the protein MEDYVNNPANMHDFSLMNTKAFANLKGSGGNIWEVFEVLDDARRAIFRNTVFGYFIDVPRLQGDALLFHKMFLHQIRPDPVLSPDGIKRLYFRVGNTKMVYGPEEFCLITGFNFGEYPKNIGRKGSEKLISSKKRCLLRERLFPDHTNSSVKIGDLKSLILNQTFLALDDLDAVRVCLIYILCEGFLGKEVNDRVPQDWFFLAENLDLWNSFAWGSYLWDFTYVDLEDTWNKIHHYLSLPERGQTLKYSVSGFTAPIRIWIYEMIPAVRACGFALRKNKDLPRMKRWSGTKKLKWVDVNKIWSKMQEGLPPRQNMLPGDGEMTSFYYMSFQEYVYGEGKAVPSPVRDHFRRQDESSSSMSSSGRSHGRGRGSGKHKLDELLKRVHALEQHVFMNQQKPTEVFVEEVNNDQFWNDIFFEDPTVSQRNYDEQVVQDEEMNKNNTTQNVFGDTQDDKVLEESNQYAGNKFDDDVFDVNDYSEVKEVIIVTLILY; this is encoded by the exons atggaagattatgtcaacaatcccgcaaatatg catgattttagtttaatgaatacgaaagcctttgcgaacctaaaaggctctggcggtaacatatgggaagtctttgaagttttagatgatgCCCGACGTGCTATTTTCAGAAATACCGTCTTTGGCTATTTTATTgatgtccctcgtttacaaggggacgctttattgtttcataaaatgttccttcatcagatccggccggaccctgttttatctccagatggaataaaacgtttatattttcgagtaggcaataccaaaatggtttatgggccggaagagttttgtttgattaccggcttcaattttggggagtatccaaaaaacattgggagaaaagggtcggaaaaattaataagcagtaaaaaaagatgtttactgcgtgaacggctatttccggaccatactaatagttcggtgaaaatcggcgacttgaaaagtttaattttaaatcaaacattcttagcACTTGACGACCttgatgcagttagagtatgtttgatatacattttgtgtgaaggttttttgggcaaagaagttaacgatcgggtgccacaagattggttttttttggctgagaatttggatctctggaatag cttcgcttggggtagctatctatgggattttacttatgttgaccttgaGGATACGTGGAATAAGATACATCATTATTTATCACTTCCTGAGcgtggtcaaactttaaagtattccgtctcaggatttacggctccaattagg atatggatatatgagatgattccggctgttcgtgcatgtggatttgcattgagaaaaaataaagactTGCCTCGGATGAAAAGATGGAGcggaacaaaaaaattgaaatgggttgacgtgaacaagatttggtcaaagatgcag gaggggctaccaccaagacaaaacatgttaccgggtgatggtgagatgacatctttttattatatgtcatttcaagagtatgtatatggtgaagggaaagcagttccatccccagtacgggaccattttaggagacaagacgaatcttcgtctagtatgtcgtccAGTGGTCGCTCTCATGGTAGAGGTCGGGGCAGTGGGAAACACAAGCTAGACGAGTTGTTGAAACGGGTACATGCACTGGAGCAGCATGTGTTTATGAATCAACAAAAACCTACAGaggtttttgttgaagaagtgaataatGACCAATTTTGGAACGACATTTTTTTTGAGGACCCGACAGTGTCACAAAGAAATTATGATGAACAG gttgtgcaagatgaagagatgaataaaaacaatacaactcaaaatgtttttggtgatactcaagacgacaag gtgttggaggagagtaatcagtatgcggggaacaaatttgatgatgatgtgtttgatgtaaacgattatagtgaagttaaagaggttattatagttacattaatattatattaa
- the LOC128125945 gene encoding uncharacterized protein LOC128125945: MERRFESDRHTIMPPNFFVSHALEEGQDWRAFMAGIATYPNFMVAWWDVDTVLLPIHSSPNHWLFGELRLASMEVHIYDSLGRGAYEKFQSEGIFSKFERRVANYLDKIKYWARRNIRRIPLNMQFIYEENVPQQSSHLGDCGVFLCMFMEQLVSGQPIRVLIDPKNAALEFRLRMAKIIWGSSLAPL; encoded by the exons atggagagacggtttgagagcgaccgacatacaataatgcctccaaatttttttgtttctcatgctttggaagaaggacaggactggagggcgtttatggctggtattgctacataccctaacttcatggttgcttggtgggatgttgatacg gtcttattgccgattcattcatcccctaatcattggctatttggggaactacgattagcgtcaatggaagtgcatatttatgacagtcttggtagaggtgcttatgaaaaattccaatccgaaggaatcttttccaaatttgaacgtcgggtggcaaattatttggacaagattaagtATTGGGCGCGGAGGAACATCCGaaggattccattgaatatgcaattcatttatgaagaaaatgttccccaacaaagtagtcatttgggagattgcggtgtttttctttgtatgtttatggagcaattggtttcaggtcaaccaatacgtgttcttattgacccaaagaacgcagctttagagttccgtctccggatggcaaaaattatttgggggtctagtcttgctcctctgtag